Proteins from one Legionella taurinensis genomic window:
- a CDS encoding amidohydrolase, producing the protein MHRVLLVGGCLFVTIPSVYSQNDFTLCHHATALFTNARFITLNPKQPTVEAVAIRNHRIVALGKEKDLSVHCRDENTRIIDLKGATVTPGLIDTYSQFVLYGWLATHALDLSTTNVFQQPGWQPVKSLSEFLTAIRNKMTTDDNWLVVNGYDRARMPGAPLTRTMLDEISSTKPILVMYSSGHEALLNQAAMNRLPALKSTLPVTVPENGLLKEGALQKALIKVIQSAQLQQAIEVAATRYAAAGYTTVTETQASQDWLNAYYSLTSQPSFPVDVVLNAETVGDKQRFAMNELDNPRLYNGPVRLTVDGNIRDYHAYLSSPYYKVPDDLPTAWAGQLRYNLRSLEKMLVKAARANVQVALECQGDAAIDVALNLIQKVQQTQNDFTFRPILINAQLTRQDQLYRIRMLGLNINWFSPHLYYWGESMCRQYLGAPRALNENPLAQARNILGSTPIQANSPATPPSPLAMMRQNLTRQIQRWNEKPNAQCPDVFNSQQRLSLEDSLRALTIEAAKLYGMDDDKGTLEVGKLADMTLFSHDPLLEKQVDIQVLGTVSRGVLHLGGHAEENPPPQAL; encoded by the coding sequence ATGCATCGCGTCCTCCTGGTTGGCGGCTGTCTTTTTGTGACCATACCGAGTGTCTACTCGCAGAATGACTTCACGCTGTGTCATCATGCCACCGCGTTATTTACCAATGCCCGGTTTATCACCTTAAATCCCAAACAACCCACAGTCGAAGCGGTGGCTATTCGAAACCACCGCATCGTCGCGCTGGGGAAGGAAAAGGATCTGTCTGTTCATTGCCGCGATGAAAATACCCGCATCATTGACCTGAAAGGGGCGACAGTCACCCCTGGGTTGATTGATACCTATTCACAATTTGTCCTTTACGGCTGGCTCGCCACCCACGCCCTGGATTTATCCACGACCAATGTGTTTCAACAACCGGGGTGGCAACCGGTTAAATCCTTAAGTGAATTTTTAACGGCTATCCGTAATAAAATGACAACGGATGATAATTGGCTTGTTGTCAATGGGTATGACAGAGCCCGCATGCCAGGCGCACCGTTAACCCGGACGATGCTGGATGAAATCAGTTCGACGAAGCCCATCCTGGTCATGTATTCGTCCGGGCATGAAGCCTTGTTAAATCAGGCCGCCATGAACCGTTTGCCGGCGCTAAAAAGCACCCTTCCAGTGACCGTGCCTGAAAACGGCCTGTTAAAAGAAGGGGCGCTGCAAAAAGCCCTGATCAAAGTCATTCAATCGGCGCAGTTGCAACAGGCCATTGAAGTTGCAGCCACCCGTTATGCCGCGGCCGGGTATACGACAGTAACTGAGACCCAGGCCTCTCAGGATTGGCTCAATGCCTATTATTCGCTGACAAGCCAACCCTCCTTTCCCGTGGATGTGGTTTTAAATGCAGAGACGGTGGGAGATAAGCAACGTTTTGCCATGAATGAGCTGGACAATCCGAGACTCTACAATGGACCGGTACGCCTCACAGTCGACGGCAACATCCGCGATTACCATGCCTACCTGTCGTCCCCTTATTATAAAGTACCGGATGATTTGCCCACGGCTTGGGCGGGACAACTGCGCTACAACTTACGAAGCCTTGAAAAAATGCTGGTTAAAGCGGCCAGAGCCAACGTTCAGGTTGCGCTCGAATGCCAGGGCGATGCCGCCATCGACGTGGCGTTAAACCTGATTCAAAAAGTCCAACAAACCCAGAATGATTTCACCTTCAGGCCTATTCTCATCAATGCGCAACTCACCAGGCAGGATCAACTCTACCGTATCCGCATGCTGGGATTGAACATCAACTGGTTTTCGCCGCATCTTTATTATTGGGGAGAAAGCATGTGCCGCCAGTACCTTGGCGCACCCAGAGCCCTCAATGAAAACCCGCTGGCACAGGCCCGCAACATTCTGGGCAGCACCCCCATTCAGGCTAATTCGCCAGCAACGCCTCCCTCCCCTCTGGCGATGATGCGGCAAAACCTCACCCGTCAAATCCAGCGCTGGAATGAAAAACCCAATGCGCAATGCCCTGACGTATTCAATTCGCAGCAAAGGCTAAGTTTGGAAGACAGTTTGCGTGCACTGACCATCGAAGCCGCCAAGCTGTATGGCATGGACGACGACAAGGGCACCCTGGAAGTGGGCAAGCTCGCCGACATGACCTTGTTCAGCCATGATCCCCTGCTTGAAAAACAAGTGGACATTCAAGTGCTCGGGACTGTCTCAAGAGGCGTTTTGCACCTTGGTGGTCATGCTGAAGAAAACCCGCCACCTCAGGCTTTGTAG
- a CDS encoding APC family permease, whose protein sequence is MSTKKHALTIFSLTMITVGSVDSIRNLPATALFGSQLIAFFMLGALFFLIPTALVSAELASGWAKQGGIYIWVKEAFGKRTGFLAIWLQWIENVIWYPTILSFVAGTVGYLINPTLAGNPYFLWAVIVSSFWGATLVNLRGMSSSALFSNICALSGLLLPMSLIIGLGAAWIVGGNPLQIHFDAQSISPHLHDKGMWVSLTAIMMSFCGIEIATVHANDVENPQHAFPRALIYSVMIILSTLILGSLAIAVVLPHNDINLVAGIMQAFDAFFARYHLSWMMPVVALMLVMGGLGGVSNWIIAPTKGLLVAAEEGNLPPSFQRTNRHGAPVLMLITQAVIVTLLSTLFLFMPSVNGSYWLLTALAAQLYMLMYLLMFIAAIKLRVSAPHHPRAFRIPGGLSGMLLIAGIGMVGTLTTLVVSFMPPADINVGSVARYEATLVFGLLLMCAPPFVSSWMMSRREQDTVVLDSTPA, encoded by the coding sequence ATGAGCACTAAAAAGCATGCCTTAACTATTTTTAGTCTGACAATGATCACTGTCGGATCGGTCGACAGCATTCGCAATCTGCCTGCCACGGCCTTGTTCGGTAGTCAACTCATTGCCTTTTTTATGCTCGGCGCCCTGTTTTTTTTAATTCCTACGGCCTTGGTTTCTGCTGAACTCGCTTCCGGGTGGGCCAAGCAGGGCGGTATTTATATCTGGGTCAAGGAAGCGTTCGGGAAGCGCACCGGCTTTTTAGCCATCTGGCTCCAGTGGATTGAGAATGTCATCTGGTATCCTACTATTCTTTCCTTTGTCGCTGGCACGGTCGGTTACCTCATCAATCCGACCCTGGCTGGTAACCCTTATTTTCTCTGGGCAGTGATTGTCAGCTCCTTCTGGGGCGCGACCTTGGTTAATCTGCGCGGCATGAGTTCCTCCGCCTTGTTTAGCAACATCTGTGCGCTTTCAGGATTACTGTTGCCCATGTCCTTAATTATTGGCTTGGGCGCCGCGTGGATAGTGGGTGGCAACCCCCTGCAGATCCATTTTGATGCACAGAGTATTTCACCTCACCTGCACGATAAAGGCATGTGGGTGTCGCTTACTGCCATCATGATGTCCTTTTGCGGTATTGAAATCGCCACTGTTCACGCCAATGATGTCGAAAATCCGCAACATGCATTCCCACGGGCCTTGATTTATTCCGTGATGATTATTCTCAGCACCCTGATTTTAGGCTCGTTAGCCATTGCGGTGGTTTTGCCGCATAACGACATTAATCTGGTGGCCGGTATTATGCAGGCATTCGATGCCTTCTTCGCGCGCTACCATTTGTCCTGGATGATGCCTGTGGTCGCCCTCATGCTGGTCATGGGGGGATTAGGTGGCGTCAGCAACTGGATTATTGCCCCGACCAAAGGCTTGTTGGTTGCGGCAGAAGAGGGCAACCTGCCTCCCAGCTTCCAGCGCACCAATCGCCATGGCGCACCCGTATTGATGCTGATTACCCAGGCGGTGATCGTCACGTTGTTATCGACTCTGTTTTTATTCATGCCAAGCGTTAATGGATCGTACTGGTTGTTAACTGCGCTGGCGGCGCAATTGTACATGCTGATGTACCTGTTAATGTTTATCGCCGCCATTAAGCTGCGTGTCAGCGCCCCGCACCATCCCCGCGCGTTCCGTATCCCTGGTGGCCTAAGCGGCATGTTGTTGATTGCCGGCATCGGAATGGTGGGCACCTTGACTACCCTGGTGGTGAGTTTCATGCCGCCTGCCGACATCAATGTCGGCAGTGTCGCCCGTTATGAAGCGACGCTGGTGTTTGGCTTGTTGCTCATGTGCGCCCCGCCGTTTGTCAGTTCCTGGATGATGTCCCGTCGTGAGCAGGACACCGTTGTCCTGGACAGCACCCCGGCTTAG
- the priC gene encoding primosomal replication protein PriC, translating to MTSTVQGLLNELNARLPELEWKLANLHAFNPLSLPKGLFQTANAPLASAFIAEVKHDIDRLAERDDLQTARFVAERIKQKINVLVTLCQLNEKSRAPIEKPGYTLPRIMTRQQWLQSLENDLEVLRNQHQALLNRNQKNLDAEAQLRLQAELGELEKRMTLLRETYQKAITA from the coding sequence ATGACCAGCACTGTACAGGGGTTGTTAAACGAATTAAACGCCCGTCTTCCCGAGTTGGAATGGAAGCTGGCCAATCTGCATGCCTTTAATCCCTTGAGTTTACCCAAGGGATTATTCCAAACAGCTAATGCCCCTTTAGCGAGTGCGTTCATTGCGGAAGTTAAACACGACATTGATCGGTTGGCTGAGCGCGATGACTTGCAAACTGCGCGTTTTGTGGCCGAACGCATCAAGCAAAAAATCAATGTATTAGTCACTCTGTGTCAACTCAACGAAAAGTCGAGGGCGCCAATCGAAAAGCCGGGTTACACCCTGCCACGGATAATGACCCGTCAACAGTGGCTGCAATCGCTCGAAAATGACCTGGAGGTCCTTAGGAATCAACACCAGGCTCTGCTCAACCGGAATCAAAAAAACCTCGATGCCGAAGCGCAACTCCGCCTGCAGGCCGAATTGGGGGAACTTGAAAAACGCATGACCTTGCTGCGTGAAACCTATCAAAAAGCCATCACCGCCTGA
- a CDS encoding FAD-binding oxidoreductase: MTGFRSRIAFLGMFVLSPVWALSINDSGHISSTTVREIIQVTSEEDIAAALQKANAQHLPVGIMGVQHSQGGQSIAPAGIQLNMLPFNQVLKFDVAKKQVTVQSGITWGKLQEAINPYQLAITAMQSPNIFTVGGSLSVNAHGDDFRMGAVGNSIVRFSLRLADGRRLRVSPEHYPDLWRAVRGGYGVLGVVTDVTLQLTDNTLLTSHYNETLTRTFPDYFRHHILNDRQVVLFYAHMNIVPDASFLNDMYVITYTDTGQLPSKVVTLENPERWNAVLTPLFNVSRNSFYGKRWRWKMEKRLFRKRYRDKTVTRNNAMEKPVRFAADYKPGTADWLQEYFIPVEQFPSFIDQLRRLTLSASIDLLNVTVRYVPAEPDLLLSQVRKDSLSVVLYFNQTLSPPAIEKTRQWTENVINAALASGGSYYLTYQNFASQSQFEQAYPRFAELNALKREYDKNNRFSNIFYQKYYNLMINP, encoded by the coding sequence ATGACGGGATTTCGAAGCCGTATCGCCTTTCTGGGCATGTTCGTTTTAAGCCCGGTGTGGGCCTTGTCCATCAATGACAGCGGTCATATCAGTTCGACTACGGTCAGAGAAATCATTCAGGTGACGTCTGAAGAAGACATTGCCGCGGCGTTACAGAAAGCCAATGCACAGCATCTGCCTGTGGGAATTATGGGAGTTCAACACAGCCAGGGCGGTCAATCCATCGCGCCAGCGGGTATCCAGTTAAACATGCTTCCCTTTAATCAGGTTTTGAAATTCGATGTGGCTAAAAAGCAGGTGACTGTGCAAAGCGGCATCACCTGGGGTAAGTTGCAGGAGGCCATCAATCCGTACCAACTAGCCATTACTGCCATGCAGTCGCCGAATATCTTCACGGTGGGTGGTTCCTTAAGCGTCAACGCCCATGGCGATGATTTCCGCATGGGGGCGGTGGGGAACAGTATTGTGCGCTTTTCTCTCAGGCTGGCCGATGGGCGGCGCTTGCGGGTTTCGCCGGAACATTATCCGGATTTGTGGCGTGCGGTCAGGGGTGGCTACGGTGTATTGGGGGTGGTCACAGACGTCACGCTGCAACTAACAGACAATACGCTGTTAACCAGTCACTACAATGAAACGTTGACACGCACATTCCCGGATTATTTTCGCCATCACATTTTAAACGATCGTCAGGTGGTTCTTTTTTATGCCCATATGAACATCGTCCCCGATGCGTCGTTTCTTAACGACATGTATGTCATTACCTACACCGACACAGGCCAATTGCCCTCCAAAGTGGTCACACTTGAAAATCCAGAACGCTGGAATGCGGTGCTGACACCCTTGTTTAATGTTTCTCGCAACAGTTTTTATGGCAAACGCTGGCGCTGGAAAATGGAAAAACGCCTGTTTAGAAAACGATACAGGGATAAAACCGTTACCCGTAACAATGCCATGGAGAAGCCTGTGCGTTTTGCCGCCGATTACAAACCCGGTACGGCGGATTGGCTTCAGGAATACTTTATTCCAGTGGAGCAGTTTCCGTCATTCATCGACCAATTGCGCAGGTTAACCTTAAGCGCTTCCATTGATTTATTGAATGTGACGGTACGTTATGTGCCTGCTGAGCCGGATTTGCTGTTGTCGCAAGTCAGAAAAGACAGCCTTTCTGTTGTGCTTTACTTTAATCAGACTTTGTCGCCACCGGCGATAGAAAAGACAAGGCAATGGACAGAAAACGTAATCAATGCCGCACTGGCGTCAGGAGGTTCTTATTACCTGACGTATCAGAATTTCGCCAGTCAATCGCAATTTGAACAAGCCTATCCCCGCTTTGCAGAACTGAACGCACTTAAACGCGAGTACGACAAAAACAACCGATTCAGTAATATATTTTATCAAAAATATTACAACCTGATGATTAATCCTTAA
- a CDS encoding M15 family metallopeptidase has product MLVSSQPPMALIAAPEVLAIPIVENHDPLIDIKHSDELFIGPSPEIPNNTDYTKMRNDVYQRLLAAQQLLPANLRFCLYEGFRSLALQKKLFDARYAELQQLHPHWAREQLFNETTKLISPVLNLDGSPNIPPHTTGAAIDVYLVDKEGQPVDMGIHPKDWMSDTHVELSPTNSALVSPEAAHYRRVMSHALLLAGFVNYPTEYWHWSYGDRYWAFISGKPQACYGSVAE; this is encoded by the coding sequence ATGCTGGTTTCTTCACAACCCCCGATGGCCTTAATTGCAGCGCCCGAAGTATTGGCTATTCCCATCGTTGAGAATCATGATCCGCTCATCGACATTAAACACAGCGACGAACTCTTCATCGGCCCTTCCCCTGAAATCCCCAATAACACCGATTACACTAAAATGCGCAATGACGTGTATCAGCGGTTGCTGGCCGCGCAGCAATTGCTGCCTGCAAATCTGCGATTCTGCCTGTACGAGGGGTTTCGCAGTCTGGCATTACAAAAGAAACTGTTTGACGCGCGGTATGCCGAATTGCAGCAATTACATCCCCATTGGGCGCGGGAACAGCTTTTTAACGAAACAACCAAGCTTATCTCCCCAGTGCTGAATCTGGACGGCAGCCCCAATATCCCCCCGCATACCACCGGTGCTGCCATTGATGTTTACCTGGTGGATAAAGAAGGACAACCCGTGGACATGGGCATCCATCCCAAAGACTGGATGTCCGATACCCATGTCGAGCTTTCGCCGACGAATTCCGCCCTGGTTTCCCCTGAAGCGGCGCACTATCGCCGTGTGATGAGTCATGCACTGCTATTGGCAGGTTTTGTCAATTACCCGACAGAGTATTGGCATTGGTCTTACGGGGATCGCTATTGGGCCTTCATCAGCGGCAAACCTCAAGCCTGTTACGGCAGTGTAGCCGAGTGA
- a CDS encoding phytanoyl-CoA dioxygenase family protein, protein MDLSPVQIDDFLTQGYLVIEDFFSKATCEQLMQRMNHLIAENKDLIPATVFSTQTNEHAASEYFLESGDKIHFFFEPDAFNDDGTLAQPIEHSLNKVGHALHEHDPVFRHYSHDARIQSMCRQLGFKTPCLLQSMYLFKQPAIGAEVNCHQDATYLHSEQEVLGFWFALEDATLENGCLQVIPSPHTIPLKQKMIRENTRIYFEEHDKTPWCQDDCVPLEVRQGSLVLLHGRVPHKSDANRSSKSRHAYTLHAIDASSPYPQSNWLQRANGLPVWPERTE, encoded by the coding sequence ATGGACTTATCGCCAGTACAGATCGACGACTTCCTCACCCAGGGTTATCTGGTCATTGAAGACTTTTTCAGCAAGGCAACCTGTGAGCAACTCATGCAGCGCATGAATCACCTGATTGCAGAAAACAAAGACCTCATCCCGGCTACTGTCTTTTCTACCCAAACCAATGAGCATGCGGCGTCTGAGTATTTTCTTGAATCCGGCGATAAAATTCACTTTTTCTTTGAGCCTGACGCGTTTAACGACGATGGCACCCTGGCACAACCGATTGAGCATTCTTTAAACAAAGTGGGGCATGCTCTGCATGAGCATGATCCCGTTTTCAGACATTATTCTCATGATGCGCGTATCCAGTCCATGTGCCGGCAACTGGGCTTTAAAACCCCCTGCCTGCTGCAATCCATGTACCTGTTTAAACAACCAGCCATCGGCGCGGAAGTCAATTGCCATCAGGATGCCACCTACCTGCACAGCGAGCAAGAGGTGTTGGGTTTCTGGTTCGCGCTTGAGGATGCGACCCTGGAAAATGGCTGTTTACAGGTGATACCGAGTCCTCATACGATACCCCTGAAGCAAAAAATGATCAGGGAAAACACCCGCATTTACTTCGAAGAGCATGATAAAACCCCCTGGTGTCAGGATGATTGCGTGCCACTTGAAGTGAGGCAAGGCAGCCTTGTTCTTCTGCATGGCCGCGTCCCGCATAAAAGCGACGCCAATAGGTCATCCAAGTCAAGGCATGCCTATACCCTGCATGCGATTGATGCCAGCTCTCCTTATCCACAGAGCAACTGGTTGCAGCGAGCCAACGGGTTACCCGTTTGGCCAGAGAGGACTGAATAA
- a CDS encoding thioredoxin family protein, with amino-acid sequence MKRLLIGLMACSLPSLGWASDTAHQATVQAVHFTPSQFEKAKRSNLRFIVAFHKKGCARCKKQQQILNELALSPEFLALRLLIADFDDAELVKQFDVTFHDTLIVYRGPREVSRSQGLLNARAIKQQIEG; translated from the coding sequence ATGAAGCGACTGTTGATTGGATTAATGGCCTGCAGCCTGCCAAGCCTGGGATGGGCGTCAGACACAGCGCACCAAGCCACCGTACAAGCGGTGCATTTTACCCCGTCACAATTTGAAAAAGCGAAACGCAGCAATCTTCGATTTATTGTGGCCTTTCATAAAAAAGGGTGTGCACGCTGCAAAAAGCAGCAACAAATTTTAAATGAACTGGCCCTGTCGCCTGAATTTTTAGCCTTGCGCCTGTTGATCGCAGATTTTGATGATGCTGAACTTGTGAAGCAATTTGATGTCACTTTTCACGACACCTTGATTGTTTACCGGGGACCGCGCGAAGTGAGTCGCTCGCAGGGCTTACTCAATGCAAGAGCCATTAAGCAGCAAATAGAAGGTTGA
- a CDS encoding acetyl-CoA carboxylase biotin carboxylase subunit, whose product MFKKILISNRGEIALRIVRACKEMGIAAVAIHSEADRYSLHVKRASHSHCLSSKPLDAYLNGHRIIECAKAAGCEAIHPGYGFLSENADFALACEQAGLVFIGPRADVIAIMGSKVAARKAMQRAGIPVIPGSEGNLESVEDALASAERLGYPVMLKATFGGGGRGIRLCYEPDHVRQQFARAQSEAEKAFGDNHVFMEKFIANPRHIEVQILADHYGKVLHLFERDCSIQRRHQKLVEIAPAVQLNQATREMLYAYAIKAAKEVGYTNAGTVEFILDEDNQAYFLEMNTRLQVEHPVTEQITGIDLVQEQIKIAAGEPLPMQQEQINRNGFAIEFRINAEDPQNDFLPSFGRVTRYYAPGGPGVRTDSAIYTGYSIPPYYDSLCAKLTVWSLDWPSAIRRARRALEEMRLFGIKTTIPYYLEMIKSEEFLQGQLNTGLVESHPEWLQYSNKSLPQHKAAVIAAAIARLGMKKN is encoded by the coding sequence ATGTTCAAGAAAATTTTAATCAGCAATCGGGGCGAAATTGCTTTACGCATTGTGCGTGCCTGCAAGGAAATGGGGATTGCCGCTGTGGCCATTCACAGTGAGGCTGATCGTTACTCCCTGCATGTCAAGCGGGCTTCTCACTCCCATTGCTTGAGCAGCAAGCCTCTGGATGCTTATCTGAATGGCCATCGCATCATTGAATGCGCCAAGGCAGCCGGTTGTGAAGCGATACATCCCGGGTATGGTTTTTTATCGGAAAATGCGGATTTTGCCCTGGCCTGTGAACAGGCTGGTCTTGTGTTTATCGGTCCTCGCGCAGACGTGATAGCCATCATGGGATCCAAAGTGGCCGCACGCAAAGCCATGCAGCGCGCCGGCATTCCGGTCATCCCGGGCAGCGAAGGCAATCTTGAATCGGTCGAGGACGCATTAGCCTCTGCCGAACGACTCGGCTACCCGGTGATGCTTAAAGCGACATTTGGCGGGGGCGGCCGCGGTATTCGTCTGTGTTACGAGCCTGACCATGTTCGGCAGCAGTTTGCGCGCGCGCAATCCGAGGCGGAAAAAGCGTTTGGTGATAACCATGTGTTTATGGAGAAATTCATTGCCAATCCGCGCCACATCGAAGTCCAGATTCTGGCGGATCATTATGGAAAGGTCCTTCATCTGTTCGAACGTGATTGCTCTATTCAACGCCGGCATCAGAAACTGGTCGAAATTGCGCCGGCGGTACAGCTGAATCAGGCCACACGCGAGATGTTGTATGCTTACGCCATTAAAGCCGCAAAAGAAGTCGGTTATACCAATGCCGGTACGGTCGAGTTCATTCTTGATGAGGACAATCAGGCTTATTTTCTTGAGATGAATACCCGCCTGCAGGTGGAGCATCCAGTCACGGAACAAATCACCGGGATTGATTTGGTTCAGGAACAGATTAAAATCGCCGCAGGCGAACCCCTCCCGATGCAGCAGGAACAGATTAACCGCAATGGTTTTGCCATTGAATTCCGCATTAACGCTGAAGATCCCCAGAATGATTTTCTGCCCAGTTTTGGACGGGTGACCCGTTATTATGCCCCAGGAGGGCCTGGAGTAAGAACGGACAGTGCCATTTATACCGGCTATTCCATTCCGCCTTATTATGATTCGCTTTGCGCCAAACTGACCGTATGGAGTCTGGATTGGCCGTCGGCTATCCGCCGCGCACGCCGGGCCCTGGAAGAAATGCGCCTGTTTGGAATAAAAACCACCATCCCTTATTACCTTGAGATGATTAAATCCGAGGAGTTCTTGCAAGGGCAGTTAAATACAGGACTCGTGGAGTCCCATCCAGAATGGCTGCAGTATTCCAATAAATCGCTGCCTCAGCATAAAGCCGCGGTGATTGCCGCGGCCATTGCCCGCCTGGGCATGAAAAAGAATTAG